In Polaribacter sp. L3A8, a genomic segment contains:
- a CDS encoding TolC family protein translates to MKIIRNTILIVGFLSTLQGISQEILSKKEALEITLENNFGIKIANNNLEVAKNNKSIYNTGFLPTASISSGANYSNNNQTISRQDGTSTSIDGAVTKSYNASIGLNYTLFDGLGRKYNYQQLKETYNLTELQARETIENTYLQLFTTYFQIARFSENQANLNEALAISKQRLQRAKYQYEYGQSTKLELLNAEVDVNNDSITLINANQQLSNVKRGLNVILGVEKEVNYEVDTEVEFVKMMNFDELQQKTIANNATLKQNEKNVAISEFNIKINKANYLPSLGLNTSYGWNKSENPETSFLAASTSNGLNAGLSLSWSLFDGGSTKTNVANAKIALENQQVLLEQQKLTIDNNLKNTWENYQNQLFILKAQEKNVLTTQNNFERTKERYKLGQVTSIEFRQAQINFINSKTAFNNAKFDAKLIELQLLQLSGDILNEQF, encoded by the coding sequence ATGAAGATCATTAGAAACACCATATTAATAGTCGGATTTTTATCGACTTTACAAGGAATCTCGCAAGAGATTTTAAGCAAAAAAGAAGCACTAGAAATTACGTTAGAAAATAACTTCGGAATTAAAATTGCGAACAATAATTTAGAAGTTGCAAAAAACAATAAAAGTATTTATAATACTGGTTTTTTGCCAACAGCTTCTATTTCTTCTGGCGCAAATTATAGTAATAACAATCAAACAATTTCTCGTCAAGATGGTACTTCTACAAGTATAGATGGTGCGGTTACAAAATCGTATAATGCCTCAATAGGTTTAAATTATACGCTTTTTGATGGTTTAGGTAGAAAATACAATTATCAACAATTAAAAGAAACGTATAATTTAACAGAATTACAAGCTAGAGAAACTATAGAAAACACCTATTTACAGTTATTTACAACGTATTTTCAAATTGCTAGATTTTCTGAAAATCAGGCAAATTTAAACGAAGCTTTAGCTATTTCTAAACAAAGATTACAACGTGCCAAATATCAATATGAATATGGGCAATCTACCAAATTAGAGTTGTTAAATGCTGAGGTAGATGTTAATAATGATAGTATTACTCTAATAAATGCCAACCAACAATTAAGCAATGTAAAACGTGGTTTAAATGTGATTTTAGGGGTTGAGAAAGAAGTGAATTATGAAGTAGATACAGAGGTTGAGTTTGTTAAAATGATGAATTTTGATGAACTTCAACAAAAAACAATTGCTAACAATGCTACCTTAAAACAGAACGAAAAAAATGTGGCTATTAGCGAGTTTAACATCAAAATAAACAAAGCAAATTACTTACCATCTTTAGGTTTAAATACTTCTTATGGATGGAACAAAAGTGAAAACCCAGAAACTTCTTTTTTAGCAGCATCTACTTCTAATGGGTTAAATGCTGGTTTAAGTTTATCATGGAGTTTGTTTGACGGTGGAAGTACAAAAACCAATGTTGCAAATGCTAAAATTGCTTTAGAAAATCAGCAAGTTTTACTAGAGCAGCAAAAACTAACGATTGATAATAATTTAAAAAATACTTGGGAGAATTATCAGAACCAATTATTTATTTTAAAAGCACAAGAAAAAAACGTTTTAACTACTCAAAATAACTTTGAGAGAACCAAAGAACGATACAAATTAGGTCAAGTTACTTCTATAGAATTTAGACAAGCTCAGATTAATTTTATCAACTCTAAAACGGCATTTAACAATGCTAAGTTTGATGCAAAATTAATAGAATTACAGTTGCTACAATTAAGTGGAGATATTTTAAATGAGCAGTTTTAA
- a CDS encoding Crp/Fnr family transcriptional regulator yields the protein MISTLESNFGYLFEKELILEIQELGISKDFKEDVTIIEVGDYIKSMPLLISGAIKILREDEKGDEIVLYYLEKGDTCAMTLSCCMGQTKSKIRAVAETNVELIMLPKEKMAEWLGKYKTWQAYILQTYHNRMDELLEALDTIAFLKMDERLFKYLKDKAMVTHSDLLNVTHKEISEDLHTSRVVISRLLKKLENEDKIKLFRNSIKVLEL from the coding sequence ATGATAAGTACGTTAGAAAGTAATTTTGGATACCTTTTTGAGAAAGAATTAATTTTAGAAATTCAAGAATTAGGAATTTCTAAAGATTTTAAAGAAGATGTTACTATTATTGAGGTTGGAGATTATATAAAATCGATGCCTTTATTAATTTCGGGTGCTATTAAAATTCTTAGAGAAGATGAAAAAGGAGATGAAATTGTTTTATATTATTTAGAAAAAGGAGATACTTGTGCCATGACCCTTTCTTGCTGTATGGGGCAAACTAAAAGTAAAATTAGAGCAGTTGCAGAAACAAATGTAGAGTTGATTATGTTGCCAAAAGAAAAAATGGCAGAATGGTTGGGGAAATATAAAACGTGGCAGGCTTATATTTTACAAACCTATCACAATAGGATGGATGAACTTTTAGAAGCTTTAGATACTATTGCTTTTTTAAAAATGGATGAACGTCTTTTTAAATACTTAAAAGACAAAGCTATGGTTACTCATAGTGATCTTTTAAATGTTACACATAAAGAAATTTCAGAAGATTTACATACCTCTAGAGTTGTTATATCTCGATTGCTAAAAAAATTAGAAAATGAGGATAAAATCAAACTTTTTAGAAATAGTATTAAAGTCTTAGAACTGTAA
- a CDS encoding c-type heme family protein, with product MKFLTLFIAVAFIFGCKDAKKSPSYSKKSVSETQEHIGKKLMETNCYVCHNATTPEDNRIAPPMIAIKKRYLMGHATKAAFIASMQNWIKNPTKENAIMYGAVQRFGLMPKQAFPEETIQQIADYMFESEIEKPVWFDEHYNQQHGNGRGNGNGMQGPLQGANLKNLSYNEKGLKYALATKSVLGKNLMGTIQKKGTLAALKFCNVKAYPLTDSMCLVYKTNIKRVSDKPRNVNNTANSLEKGYITVFKKEAQLNKESKPIVVESAENVNFYYPIKTSSMCLQCHGTPTSDIKNTTLAQINKLYPNDLAIGYKENQVRGIWSITFNKQI from the coding sequence ATGAAATTTTTAACTTTATTTATAGCAGTGGCTTTTATTTTTGGATGTAAAGATGCTAAAAAGTCTCCTTCTTATTCTAAAAAATCAGTTTCAGAAACACAAGAACATATTGGTAAAAAGTTAATGGAAACAAACTGTTATGTTTGCCATAATGCTACAACACCAGAAGATAATCGAATTGCACCACCAATGATTGCCATTAAAAAACGTTATTTAATGGGACATGCTACAAAAGCTGCATTTATAGCATCGATGCAAAATTGGATTAAAAATCCGACCAAAGAAAACGCTATTATGTATGGTGCCGTACAACGTTTTGGTTTGATGCCTAAACAGGCTTTCCCAGAAGAAACGATTCAGCAGATTGCAGATTATATGTTTGAGTCTGAAATAGAAAAACCCGTATGGTTTGATGAGCATTACAATCAACAACATGGAAATGGAAGAGGAAATGGAAACGGAATGCAAGGGCCGTTGCAAGGTGCTAATTTAAAAAACTTATCATACAATGAAAAGGGATTAAAGTATGCATTAGCTACCAAAAGTGTTTTGGGTAAAAACTTAATGGGTACAATTCAAAAAAAAGGAACCTTAGCAGCATTAAAATTTTGTAATGTAAAAGCGTATCCTTTAACAGATAGTATGTGTTTAGTGTATAAAACAAATATAAAAAGAGTTTCAGACAAACCAAGAAACGTAAACAACACAGCTAACAGTTTAGAGAAAGGATATATTACTGTTTTTAAAAAAGAGGCACAATTAAATAAAGAGTCTAAACCGATTGTTGTTGAATCTGCAGAAAATGTAAATTTTTATTATCCAATTAAAACAAGTAGTATGTGTTTGCAATGTCATGGTACACCAACTTCAGATATTAAAAACACTACTTTAGCACAAATAAATAAGTTGTATCCAAATGACTTAGCGATTGGTTATAAAGAAAATCAAGTAAGAGGAATTTGGAGTATTACTTTTAATAAACAAATATAA